The sequence AGGTCCAGCGCGAGAGCCCGATGTTACGTCGGTGAGCGTGGAAGCACGGCAATATCGGCACTCTGTAAATGGCAGCATTCTGGGGACGCCAGGCACAGGTTGGGCATAGGGCATTATCTTTCTAAATGCGATTGGAAAGGACTTGCTCTTCAAAGTATTTCTGGAAACGACCTTTCCCTTCTCGGTCCGGCTTCGTATTTTTCTTACTGCATGCATAGTCTAGTAGGTGAGAAACGAAATTTCAGGAGCTGTGTTTTCGGCTGCAAATCCGAGAGGTACTACAGCATGCTACGTAGTAGCCGTGTTGGCAGCTTCGTTGATCCACAGTTACATAGTTAGACTTGAGCAAGGCTATTGACCTCCTTGTCGTGGGAATGATCTTCACGATTCTGGGGAGATCGAGAAACGACTTACTTTGTTTGGATTAGTTGTTTACACCTACAACAGGCCTGTTATGGAGAATCCCCAAATAACCAGGGGTAAAAATGTAAAGAGTATACGCTGTTGAGAATATAAAGAGATCTTCAAGAGCCGAGCTTGTTTCTTTGCTTGGTCCATCAACGACCTACATCTGCTTTCATACTTGATATATGTACAATACGTACAATTAAACTCGACATCATGAAGTCTGTCGCAACTCTTGCTACTGCGGGCGCTGCCCTCGTCGGTGTCGCTGCTTCATGCAGCATTTTCAGCAACGTCGAGGTAACATTCTATGGCTGGCCCGACAACTCTCCTCCTGGAGCTGGCACTGCTTACGACTGTGGCGGCCGTAACTTCGTCGCTGGAGGTCAGTAACAACTCCATCCTggtttaacttataaaattgTCTAATAATGAACCTATATAATAGGTAGCGGAAGCTTTGACGATCCCATCACTATCGCTACTGCCGAAAGTGAGCTCGACATTTGTGAGACTGTGTACATTCCTCTCTTGAAGAAGTACGGTCGTCACGAGGATGACTGCACTCAATGCGGTAAGACATGAGGAATTTTCGCTTAAGGATTCTTGCTGATTAGTGGATGACAGAGTCGGACTGGAACAACGGCCAGGCTCACATTGATATCTGGACCGGCTCCAACTCTCAGGGTGGCGGTGATGCTCAGGTTGATTGCGAGGATAATCTCACATCTGGAGGCCAGTACTCTATTGTTAGACAACCGGCGAGTGATCTCGAGGTCGACAGTACGTATTCATACTTGCAAGATTTTACGCGACTCTTTAAGCTAACGTGGAATAGCCACTCCTTTGTTCGTCCCACCCAGCACTTGCAACACCGGTAACATCTACGAAGGCAACCAGGCTTCTTGCTAGATTAATGAAAGATTTGGCCGgggttatttatttaatgcCTTGACATGACATAAACATTTATGTCaatgtaaataaattttcaTTGTTCATGTACTTAATGGGCAtgtaaatagctatataacgACTCTTCTT comes from Trichoderma asperellum chromosome 3, complete sequence and encodes:
- a CDS encoding uncharacterized protein (EggNog:ENOG41~SECRETED:SignalP(1-20)) is translated as MKSVATLATAGAALVGVAASCSIFSNVEVTFYGWPDNSPPGAGTAYDCGGRNFVAGGSGSFDDPITIATAESELDICETVYIPLLKKYGRHEDDCTQCESDWNNGQAHIDIWTGSNSQGGGDAQVDCEDNLTSGGQYSIVRQPASDLEVDTTPLFVPPSTCNTGNIYEGNQASC